The Eleginops maclovinus isolate JMC-PN-2008 ecotype Puerto Natales chromosome 3, JC_Emac_rtc_rv5, whole genome shotgun sequence genome includes a region encoding these proteins:
- the LOC134861717 gene encoding general transcription factor II-I repeat domain-containing protein 2-like, producing the protein MHCPCVGTSITGRVNHKRPHSFISTSVNFHPSPHKMAKRKVDFENRGFQDGWEAQYMFADVKGKAVCLLCGDSVAVMKEYNIKRHYETKHHDKYKHLDTTQRLQKVEEIKRSRVRHLAANLQQQLVGKGKAFIAHSLAVDESTDTSDTAQLSIFIRGVDSSLCVTEEFFGLRSMHGTTTGKDLFEEVSRCVDKMGLPWDKLVGLTTDGAPAMCSQKSGLVGKIREKMQDENVTSELTVYHCIIHQESLCGKALNMEHVMSIITRAVNFIRARGLNHRQFKSFLAELNSDYGDLPYHTEVRWLSQGKVLERFFELREEICEFMESKGKDKSELRNKKFLCEVAILCDITSHLNALNLQLQGPGRVITDMYATVRAFKTQLRLWETQILQENLSHFPHCQTMKEQVPLFSQLDSLLEKLGILGADFTRRFADFEAQKSRFELLSNPFAADVESAPSNLQMELIELQCSDTLKAKYESVGAAEFPRFIPDTMPHLRSQAAQTLSMFGSTYLCEQLFSLMKINKTSHRTRLTDEHLHSILRISSAQSLTPDIDELVTKIRHQVSGSDK; encoded by the exons atgcactgccCGTGCGTCGGCACGTCAATCACAGGCCGCGTCAATCACAAGCGCCCCCACTCATTCATCAGCACTTCTGTCAACTTTCATCCCTCTCCCCACAAAATGGCTAAACGAAAGGTGGACTTTGAAAACAGGGGTTTTCAAGACGGGTGGGAGGCCCAGTACATGTTCGCGGATGTAAAGGGCAAAGCTGTGTGTCTTCTGTGCGGAGACAGTGTGGCTGTAATGAAagaatacaacataaaaagacacTATGAAACGAAGCACCACGACAAATACAAGCATCTGGACACGACACAAAGGCTACAGAAGgtagaagaaataaaaagaagccGTGTTCGCCACCTTGCTGCCAATCTCCAACAACAGCTTGTGGGAAAGGGAAAAGCTTTCATCGCGCACTCCCTTGCTGTGGATGAGAGCACCGACACTTCTGATACTGCCCAGCTGTCAATTTTCATCCGTGGAGTGGACTCAAGCCTGTGCGTAACAGAAGAGTTTTTTGGATTACGCTCAATGCATGGCACAACTACGGGGAAAGATCTCTTTGAAGAGGTGTCCAGATGTGTAGATAAAATGGGGCTGCCGTGGGATAAACTTGTTGGACTGACAACAGATGGAGCGCCTGCAATGTGCAGTCAAAAAAGTGGATTGGTGGGAAAGATCCGAGAAAAGATGCAGGATGAAAACGTCACAAGTGAGCTGACAGTTTAT CACTGCATCATACACCAGGAATCGTTGTGTGGCAAAGCCTTGAACATGGAACATGTAATGAGCATCATAACACGAGCGGTTAACTTTATCAGAGCCAGAGGTTTAAATCACCGCCAGTTCAAGTCTTTTCTGGCGGAGTTAAATTCGGACTATGGTGACTTGCCCTATCACACAGAGGTGCGATGGCTAAGCCAGGGAAAGGTGCTGGAAAGATTTTTCGAGTTGCGTGAGGAGATCTGTGAGTTCATGGAAAGCAAAGGGAAAGACAAATCAGAGCTCCGAAATAAAAAGTTTCTGTGTGAAGTAGCGATTCTGTGTGACATCACGAGCCACCTGAATGCGCTaaacctgcagcttcagggGCCGGGCCGTGTCATCACTGACATGTACGCTACAGTGAGGGCTTTTAAAACCCAGCTGCGCCTGTGGGAGACGCAGATTCTTCAGGAAAACTTGAGCCATTTCCCGCACTGCCAAACAATGAAAGAGCAGGTGCCGCTGTTTTCCCAACTAGACAGTTTACTGGAAAAACTCGGCATACTTGGTGCTGACTTCACACGGCGATTTGCCGATTTTGAAGCCCAAAAAAGCAGATTTGAACTGCTCAGTAATCCATTTGCAGCTGACGTGGAAAGCGCACCATCAAACCTGCAAATGGAGCTGATCGAGCTCCAATGTAGTGACACACTGAAGGCAAAATATGAGTCTGTGGGCGCTGCAGAGTTTCCACGTTTCATCCCCGACACAATGCCCCATCTACGCTCCCAGGCTGCTCAAACGCTCTCTATGTTTGGCAGCACATACTTGTGTGAACAGCTGTTCTCTTTGATGAAGATAAACAAAACTTCACACAGGACTCGTCTTACTGATGAACACCTTCACTCAATCCTGAGGATTTCCTCAGCTCAGAGCCTGACCCCAGACATTGATGAACTTGTAACCAAGATAAGACACCAAGTATCTGGCTCAGACAAGTGA